The window ATACAGGAAAGGATGCTTTTCCAGCAGATGAAGTTCTTCGTAACTTTAATAGCAGCTGGATGAATGGTGATGCTTAATATCGATTGCATAAAAGACTATCTTAGGTCAAAATGAAAGTAGCATTATTAAAAAGAAGCTGACAATTGTCAGCTTCTTTTTATACGATAAATCTTAATTTAAAAGGAGGAACACACATGTTAAAAAAGCATGCGCTAGACCCTATTAAGTTAATTTGGCTATTTGCTGGTTCTCTAATCATCAATACTGGCGTTAGTTTTATTTGGCCACTAACTACAATTTATATTCACAATTATCTTCACGAAACGCTCACTATAGCTGGGATTGTATTATTTATTAACTCCGCTTTTACAATGGTAGGAAATGCACTAGGTGGTTTTTTATTTGATAAGTGGCATCCATATCAAACACTTTTAACTGGCGTAAGCATTTCTACATTATCCACTTTCTTATTGGTCCTCTTTCATGGCTGGCCAGCCTATCCAATCTTGTTAATTACTTTAGGGTTAGGTAATGGGATCGTAGTTACTGGTTTAAATTCTATTGCGACTCTAATTAGGAGTCGAAATGCTTCTTATGTTTTTAACGTTTTATATTTCACACAAAACTTGGGACTAGTCTTTGGCTCGTTAATGGTTGGATTTATTTTACCCTTCGGCATTACTTATATTTTCCTACTTGCCTTTATTATGTTTGCATTTTTAAGTATCGTAGTCTTTCTTGAATATCGCGGTTTAAATCAGGCTCATGCTGCTAAAGGTAAAAAAGTAGCTGAATCAGAATATCAAGAACAGATTCCCTATGGTGCAAAAAAAGCTATTTTTTCTATCTTAGTTTGTGTTCTAGCAGCTTGGATTGCATATGAACAATGGAACTCAAACATTTCTTCCTACATGTTAGGCTTACATATGAGTGTACGTTTATACAGTTTGCTTTGGACTTTAAATGCTGTTTTAATCGTACTCATTCAGCCTCTTTTAACTTACTTCGACGATTGGCTAACCCAGCACTTACACGGTCGTTTATATATTGGTTTCAGTTTATTTGGATTAGCTTTCTTATTGCTAATCGGGGCAAGTCACTATTTTAGCTTTGTCTTAGCTATGGCTGTCCTGACTTGTGGTGAAATTTTAGCCTTTCCTGCTGTTTCCACTTTCGTTAATGATCGGGCCACTAATAAAGATAAGGGAAAATATCAAGGAATTGTTCAATCAATTACTTCAGCTGGTCGTGCTTTAGGGCCACTAATTGGTGCCTTAGTAATCGATAATTTTTCCTACTTGGTTTTATTTATCTTTTGTACCATTTTAGTTTTAATTTCCGTTCTTCTATTTGCACTGATTAATGCTTATAACAAGAAAAAGATCGCTAAATAGCGATCTTTTATTTTATCTATTTTACAAGAAAAGCCTAATTCCACCAACATCGGAATCAGGCTCACACAGTGTTAGGTACCGTTATTCTGACCAAATAAAAAGCTA of the Lactobacillus gasseri ATCC 33323 = JCM 1131 genome contains:
- a CDS encoding MDR family MFS transporter, which codes for MLKKHALDPIKLIWLFAGSLIINTGVSFIWPLTTIYIHNYLHETLTIAGIVLFINSAFTMVGNALGGFLFDKWHPYQTLLTGVSISTLSTFLLVLFHGWPAYPILLITLGLGNGIVVTGLNSIATLIRSRNASYVFNVLYFTQNLGLVFGSLMVGFILPFGITYIFLLAFIMFAFLSIVVFLEYRGLNQAHAAKGKKVAESEYQEQIPYGAKKAIFSILVCVLAAWIAYEQWNSNISSYMLGLHMSVRLYSLLWTLNAVLIVLIQPLLTYFDDWLTQHLHGRLYIGFSLFGLAFLLLIGASHYFSFVLAMAVLTCGEILAFPAVSTFVNDRATNKDKGKYQGIVQSITSAGRALGPLIGALVIDNFSYLVLFIFCTILVLISVLLFALINAYNKKKIAK